TGCAGGTCTGAAAAAAGCATCACAAGATTTTTTGGATCAAAACAAAAAGAAACCTGGCGTAAAAGTTACTCCTGAGGGGGTTCAATATGAGGTTATCAAAGAGGGGGAAGGATTGAAAGCGACATTAGAGGATACTTTAACCGTTCATTATGTGGGCAAAATTTATACTGGTGAACAATTCGATAGCTCATATGATCGTGGTGAACCTTTAGAACTTAATTTAAAGTCAATGATCGAGGGATGGAAAATTGGAATTCCTTTGATGAACAAAGGTTCTAAATATAGATTCTTTATTCCTCATTCCCTTGGATATGGTGAACGAGCAAGCGGACCGATTCCAGCTTATAGCACCCTGATATTTGAAGTAGAATTGTTGGACATCAAATCACCTAATGAAAATGCAATATAATAAAGTAGGTCATTCAGATTTGAAAATTTCTGAGGTAGGGCTGGGAGCGATGTCCTTGGTTCAAGGTCAGGATGATACCAATTCTTACATCATAAATCATGCTAGGGGATTGGGAATCAATTATCTCGATACTTCAGATCTATATGATAAAGGTAAAAATGAAGAATTAATAGGGAGACTTCTTTCTGGTGAGCGTGATAAATGGATTTTAGCATCCAAGGTAGGTAATAAGTGGCGCGAAGATGGAAGTGGATGGGATTGGAAACCGAGTAAAGATTATATTCTTAAAGCTGTAGAAGATTCACTCAGACGTTTAAAAACTGACTATCTTGATCTTTATCAGCTGCATGGCGGAACTATTGATGATCCTTTTGACGAGATTGTTGAAGCATTTGAAATACTGGTAAAGCAGGGGAAAATCCGTTATTACGGGATTTCATCTATTCGACCAAATGTATTTCTTAATTATGCTGAGCATAGTAATATAGTTTCAGATATGATGCAGTACAGTATCTTGGATCGTAGACCAGAAGAATATTTTCCAGAATTGGCAAAAAGAAATATTTCGGTACTAGCAAGGGGAACAGTTGCTCAAGGGCTTTTAATCAAGAAAGCAGCACAAAAATATCTTAGTTATTCTGTCCATGATGTCCTTGATATTCAAAAGAGAATAAATTCCATCGCTAATGATCTGAATGTATCAAGTCTTGCATTAGCTTTAAAATATCCTTTATTACATGAGCCAGTTGCTTGTTGTGTGCTGGGCATAAGAACCAAAACACAGGTAAATGCATTGGATAATGTATTCCAAGAAATGAGCACATTAAATATTGATTCTTACAGTCCTTTATTTAATGTACTGCCAAAAGAAATTAAGTATCAGGACCATAGGAAATAAAATCAAGAATTTATATTTATCATTTTAAGATTTAAAAGAGGTTATCCAATGCGGGTAACCTTTTTTATTTCTTGTTAGAATTCTTTTAAAAATAATATTCCTATATTTGCCTACCTACTAGTAGGTAAATGTAAAACAATATATGGATACAAGAGATAAAATCATTCAACTAGGAGATACGCTGATTCGGGAAAGAGGCTACAATGCCTTTAGCTTCAGTGATATTTCTAAGCAGTTGAATATAAAGAATGCTTCTATTCATTATCATTTTCCAACTAAAACATCTTTAGTTATAGCCATTATTCAAAAACACGTGATTCAATTGGAACGATTTAAAAAGAATGTCAGTAA
The Sphingobacterium daejeonense genome window above contains:
- a CDS encoding aldo/keto reductase, which encodes MQYNKVGHSDLKISEVGLGAMSLVQGQDDTNSYIINHARGLGINYLDTSDLYDKGKNEELIGRLLSGERDKWILASKVGNKWREDGSGWDWKPSKDYILKAVEDSLRRLKTDYLDLYQLHGGTIDDPFDEIVEAFEILVKQGKIRYYGISSIRPNVFLNYAEHSNIVSDMMQYSILDRRPEEYFPELAKRNISVLARGTVAQGLLIKKAAQKYLSYSVHDVLDIQKRINSIANDLNVSSLALALKYPLLHEPVACCVLGIRTKTQVNALDNVFQEMSTLNIDSYSPLFNVLPKEIKYQDHRK
- a CDS encoding FKBP-type peptidyl-prolyl cis-trans isomerase — translated: MKYILGIFFCLALSSKSVQAQKLSNSTDSLSYALGQDLASYLKKMELPLNKTLLMQAVSDVLDGKETLLKDEEREGVIRAGLMKIQEEKNAGLKKASQDFLDQNKKKPGVKVTPEGVQYEVIKEGEGLKATLEDTLTVHYVGKIYTGEQFDSSYDRGEPLELNLKSMIEGWKIGIPLMNKGSKYRFFIPHSLGYGERASGPIPAYSTLIFEVELLDIKSPNENAI